One region of Gossypium raimondii isolate GPD5lz chromosome 6, ASM2569854v1, whole genome shotgun sequence genomic DNA includes:
- the LOC105772103 gene encoding putative pectate lyase 2, producing the protein MATTLSCCFTVALFMVILMESLSSCLANMNVIDKCWRGNPLWRSQRQQLAKCSVDFVGKMINNIRKDIAKYKVIHPSDDPLSPKLGTLHYGTTMIKGKVWITFKNSMTITLQRPLLLSSFTAIDGRDIDVHITGAGCLLVYQATDIIIHGLRIHHCKAQPPSTVMGLNAKVIPLGQMDGDAIRLVTTRKVWIDHNTLYECQDGLLDVTRGSTNITVSNNWFRNQDKVMLLRHDDGHLRDKNMKVTVIFNHFGPKCNQRMPRVRHGYAHVANNFFQGWEQYAIGGSMSPSIKSEANFFIAPNDVGNKEVTWRKGDKVLWKFYSVRDVFKNGASFSKQTGVGGAKPNYNQEQNFKVVDAGSI; encoded by the exons ATGGCTACAACATTATCATGTTGCTTTACAGTGGCTCTTTTCATGGTCATTCTAATGGAAAGTCTGAGTTCGTGTTTGGCTAATATGAatgtaattgataaatgttGGAGAGGGAACCCTCTTTGGCGAAGTCAACGACAACAATTGGCCAAATGCTCCGTCGATTTTGTCGGCAAAATGATCAATAACATTCGTAAAGACATCGCGAAATACAAGGTTATTCATCCTTCCGACGACCCTTTGAGTCCTAAATTAGGGACCCTTCATTATGGAACCACAATGATCAAAGGAAAAGTATGGATCACATTCAAAAATAGCATGACCATCACACTCCAAAGACCACTTCTTTTAAGCAGCTTCACAGCCATTGACGGTCGTGACATCGATGTCCACATAACTGGCGCCGGATGCTTGTTGGTGTACCAAGCGACCGATATAATCATCCATGGGCTTCGCATCCACCATTGCAAGGCCCAACCACCTAGCACTGTGATGGGTCTAAACGCGAAGGTAATCCCTTTAGGCCAAATGGATGGAGACGCTATAAGATTGGTCACCACAAGGAAAGTGTGGATCGATCATAACACATTGTATGAGTGCCAGGACGGCCTCCTCGATGTCACTCGCGGTTCCACCAACATCACCGTGTCGAACAACTGGTTCAGGAACCAAGACAAAGTTATGCTCCTCAGACACGATGATGGTCATTTGAGAGACAAAAACATGAAGGTCACTGTCATTTTCAACCATTTCGGACCTAAGTGCAACCAAAGAATGCCAag AGTTCGCCATGGATATGCACACGTAGCGAACAATTTCTTCCAAGGGTGGGAACAATACGCCATTGGTGGTAGCATGAGCCCTAGCATCAAGAGTGAAGCCAATTTTTTCATCGCTCCTAATGATGTTGGGAACAAAGAGGTAACATGGAGAAAAGGAGATAAAGttttatggaaattttattCAGTACGGGATGTATTTAAAAATGGAGCATCTTTTAGTAAGCAAACAGGTGTAGGTGGAGCTAAGCCTAACTATAACcaagaacaaaattttaaagttgtcGATGCTGGATCTATTTAG